AAACCACCGCCATTACTAACTTTTTGCTCTTCCTCATATGACGCAAGAAACATATGAATGCGCTCTGTGCTTGAGCCAGGAGTCATAAAAAAATCACCCGCCTTTGTAATGTTATCAATGCGATACCCCATCTCCTCTTCTATCTCCCTAATAATCGTTTGTTCTGGGATCTCATCTTCTATCATCCCTGCACATGCCTCAACGAGAAAACCATCGTGCTCATTAAGATAAGCTGGCAGTCTAAATTGTTTGATGAGCAATACCGTTTGCCTTTTTACATTATAAAGCAGCGCGCAAGCTCCATCACCACGATCATAAACCTCGCGGCGCACCTGATCCCAAGAGCCATCTTCATTCTGATAGTCAAAATGGACTTTTTTAAGCGTTGCCCACTGATCACTTATAATTTCTTCCTTTATATTTTTTACACGTGTATTCATTCGGCGAGTCGTAGGGAGATTTGCATTGTGGTTCCTTTGTTCAATTCTGATTCTAGTACTCTTATGCGTCCGTCATGATACTCCTCAACAATACGTCTTGCGAGGGAAAGTCCAAGACCCCAGCCACGTCTTTTTGTAGTAAAACCTGGTTCAAAAATATTATTAAACTTAGATTTTGGGATTCCTTTACCTGTATCTGTAATTAGAATTTTGGCAAATCTCGTGTCACGTGAAATTGCGATGGTCAATGCTCCCTTACCTTTCATGGCATCAATCGCATTTTTAATGAGGTTTTCAAAAGTCCACCCGTACAGCTCCTTATTGAGCATTACAGGCAACTCCCCTTGAGGAACGTCTAAAGTAAAGTTTATGAGTTTTGAACTTCTCTTACTCAAATAATCATAGGCTTCTTGTGTTTCTGCTATGATATCTACTTCTTCTAGATCTGGGACAGAGCCTATTTTACTAAAACGATTTGTAATGGTC
The genomic region above belongs to Dokdonia sp. Dokd-P16 and contains:
- a CDS encoding NUDIX domain-containing protein; its protein translation is MNTRVKNIKEEIISDQWATLKKVHFDYQNEDGSWDQVRREVYDRGDGACALLYNVKRQTVLLIKQFRLPAYLNEHDGFLVEACAGMIEDEIPEQTIIREIEEEMGYRIDNITKAGDFFMTPGSSTERIHMFLASYEEEQKVSNGGGLTTEHEDITVIEYAFAKALKALKNGEIRDAKTVILLQHLALSGIMERSN